CAATATCAAAAGGCATTACGGGGCATTACGACTTTGTTAAAACTTCCGCACCTTTTTTTGTAACAACAACTGTGTGTTCAAAATGCGCAGCTAAACTTTTGTCTTTTGTCTGATAAACAAAACCATCTAAGCCTAATTCTACCGCAGATTTACCAATTGTTACCATTGGTTCAATTGCTAGAACCATGCCTTCTTTTAACAGTGGTTCATCGCCTTTACTGCCATAGTTAGGCAAAAACGGATCTTCCTGTAAATTTTTGCCTACACCATGCCCTGTTAAATCTTTTACCACCGAAAACTTGGCCGCTTCCACATGGCGTTGCATTTCCCAAGCGATATCACCCCAATAAATATTGGGCTTTATCATACTAATAGCTAAATCCAGAGCGCCTTCGGTTACCAATATAAGTTGTGTAGCTTTTTCAGAAATTTCACCCATGCCAAAAGTTACAGCGCTATCGGTATGATAACCGTTATAAAAAACTCCTAAGTCTAAACTAATAATATCTCCATTTTTTAAAACCCTATCATCGGGTACGCCATGCACAACTTCATAATTTAAAGAAGCGCATAAAGCAGACGGATAGGCTTTTTTAGCGCCAGCAGGTTTGTAACCCTTAAAAGAAGATTTAGCTCCATAACCCAAAATAAGCTTCTCGGCCAAATTATCCAAATAACCTAAACTAACACCTTCTTTTACTTCTAAAGAAAGCTCTTGTAAAACACGCGCCAGGATTTTTCCTCCTTGGCGCATGATTTCTATTTCTTCTGGTGTTTTGATTTGTATCATGGTAATGGTAAAAAATTTAAAAAACATTGTCCCGAGCAGCATTATGGAGAAGACTATTTTATAAAATAAAGAGGCTCTATATCGTCTGCGAGGGATAATGTTTTTTATAACCCCAGTACCTGTTTAATTCGCAAATGAATTTCCTCTATACTACCCATACCATCAACCTTAATCAACCTATTCGATTTTTCGTAATATTCTATAGCTGGCATTGCATCGGTATTAAACCATTCCAAACGATGACGAATTGATTCTTCGGTATCATCTTTGCGTCCGCGTTTTAAAAGCCTTGTTACTGCTTCGTCTTCTGTAATATCTATTAAAACAACTTTAATATCTACTCTACCCAACCAACTTAAAACTTCGTCTATTTCTTTGGCTTCATCTAAACGACGAGGTGAGCCGTCAAAAATTATATTTTCTCCATCTTTTAATTTATAAACTAGTTCCTTCTGCCATAAAAAAGCGGCAATCCACTCTGGGGGCAGACCACCAGAATCCACAACTTCTTTAACTTTTTTACCAGCTAAAGTCTCTTCTTTTTCTAATAAACGAAAAAGATCGCCGGCGTAAATATAAAGACAGGGTTCTATAAGCTTTTTTAAAAGCTTAACCTGCGTGCCCTTACCCGACCCCGATCTGCCTAAAACGATTATGGTTTTACTAGACATAATAGATCTATAATAGCACAGCAAGATATCTTAAGAAAAAGCTCCCTTAATGGGAGCTTTTATAACTTTGAGGACTTGAAATCAGTCAGTCATCACAGGGTGTAGAACGCCTATAATCTTCGAATCTACTTCCTGTAAAAAAATACTGCATCGCAAGTTCTTTTAAAACACTTCTATCGCCTTCACAAAAAAGAACAAAGTACTCTGCT
Above is a genomic segment from bacterium containing:
- the map gene encoding type I methionyl aminopeptidase; protein product: MLLGTMFFKFFTITMIQIKTPEEIEIMRQGGKILARVLQELSLEVKEGVSLGYLDNLAEKLILGYGAKSSFKGYKPAGAKKAYPSALCASLNYEVVHGVPDDRVLKNGDIISLDLGVFYNGYHTDSAVTFGMGEISEKATQLILVTEGALDLAISMIKPNIYWGDIAWEMQRHVEAAKFSVVKDLTGHGVGKNLQEDPFLPNYGSKGDEPLLKEGMVLAIEPMVTIGKSAVELGLDGFVYQTKDKSLAAHFEHTVVVTKKGAEVLTKS
- a CDS encoding nucleoside monophosphate kinase; amino-acid sequence: MSSKTIIVLGRSGSGKGTQVKLLKKLIEPCLYIYAGDLFRLLEKEETLAGKKVKEVVDSGGLPPEWIAAFLWQKELVYKLKDGENIIFDGSPRRLDEAKEIDEVLSWLGRVDIKVVLIDITEDEAVTRLLKRGRKDDTEESIRHRLEWFNTDAMPAIEYYEKSNRLIKVDGMGSIEEIHLRIKQVLGL